The following proteins are co-located in the Solea senegalensis isolate Sse05_10M linkage group LG12, IFAPA_SoseM_1, whole genome shotgun sequence genome:
- the fut11 gene encoding alpha-(1,3)-fucosyltransferase 11, which produces MVIGYLNQRRRCQVSVSAEEKVEEEEEEEEEEEGNTKRGRESCLFFSSEPLGVSYLHVFTAVTAMSGRGRLVPCVCLGLFGVLCWVWVSFASFPDDQLSLEDVDRGAFLPQSALSEMEFASISSYRGPGNTDHRSNKELPIILWWSGGLFPHFPGNTERIDCATSSCLVTKNRKVQLYKRTTSIIFYGTDFRAYEAPLPRLHHQTWALFHEESPMNNYILSHSPGIRLFNYTATFRRESDYPLTLQWLPSLEYLLEPSAVSLQEKNRLRREGLAPVLYMQSHCDVPSDRDRYIVELMKYIEVDSYGKCLNNKPLPGHLEDTSTATGEEPRFMNFVARYKFHLALENGLCPDYMTEKLWRPLHQGCVPVYRGSSVVTDWMPNDHSAVIIDNFPSPKALADFLKHLDENDDKYAKYLEFKNPRHVTNMRLLEALETREWGVNDMSKPNYLNGFECYVCDQENARLATERAYRKAPKKNKPPQPKMADNLHMGCPLPSPGYGDVQDLPANDGWLQTWPQDYWQSLDQAQGLESLIRHNESDPSLLWKHIQNMAVSRARGKH; this is translated from the exons ATGGTGATTGGGTACCTAAATCAGAG GAGGCGCTGTCAAGTCAGTGTGTCAGCTGAAgaaaaagtagaagaagaagaagaagaagaagaagaagaagaaggaaatacAAAGCGTGGAAGagaaagctgtttgtttttttcctctgaaccGTTAGGAGTCTCGTAccttcatgtttttacagcagtgacAGCG ATGTCAGGTAGGGGCAGGCTGgtgccctgtgtgtgtctcgGGCTGTTTGGTGTGCTGTGTTGGGTGTGGGTCTCCTTTGCCTCCTTTCCAGATGATCAGCTTTCCCTGGAGGACGTGGACCGAGGAGCCTTTCTGCCCCAGAGTGCTCTGTCTGAAATGGAGTTTGCCTCCATCAGTTCATACAGAGGACCTGGCAACACTGACCACCGCAGCAATAAGGAGCTGCCTATTATCCTCTGGTGGAGTGGGGGGCTGTTCCCACATTTTCCTGGGAACACCGAACGCATCGACTGTGCCACGTCCTCCTGCCTGGTAACAAAGAACCGCAAG GTCCAGCTGTACAAACGGACAACATCCATCATCTTTTACGGGACAGACTTCAGGGCATATGAGGCGCCCCTCCCACGTCTCCACCACCAGACATGGGCACTATTCCATGAAGAGTCACCCATGAATAACTACATCCTCTCTCATAGCCCGGGGATCAGGCTGTTCAACTACACCGCCACATTTCGCAGGGAGTCTGACTATCCTCTGACTTTGCAGTGGCTGCCCTCTCTTGAATACTTGCTGGAGCCTTCAGCTGTGTCTCTACAGGAGAAGAACCGTCTGAGGAGGGAGGGCCTGGCTCCCGTGCTATACATGCAATCCCACTGCGACGTACcatcagacagagacagatataTCGTGGAGCTCATGAAATACATTGAG GTGGACTCTTATGGGAAATGCTTGAACAACAAGCCTCTACCTGGACATCTGGAGGACACATCCACCGCTACCGGCGAGGAACCCAGATTCATGAATTTTGTAGCACGCTACAAGTTCCACCTGGCACTGGAGAATGGCCTGTGTCCAGATTACATGACGGAGAAGCTTTGGCGGCCTCTCCATCAGGGCTGCGTGCCTGTTTACCGAGGCTCCTCTGTGGTGACAGACTGGATGCCCAATGACCACAGTGCCGTCATCATTGATAACTTCCCCTCACCAAAAGCTCTTGCTGACTTCCTCAAACACCTCGATGAAAACGATGataaatatgcaaaatatttAGAGTTCAAGAACCCCAGACATGTAACGAACATGCGCTTACTGGAAGCTCTTGAGACCCGTGAGTGGGGAGTTAATGACATGAGTAAACCGAACTACTTGAATGGATTTGAATGTTACGTGTGTGATCAGGAGAATGCACGGCTGGCAACGGAACGAGCGTATAGGAAAGCGCCTAAGAAGAACAAACCTCCTCAGCCTAAAATGGCTGATAACTTGCACATGGGATGCCCCCTGCCCAGTCCTGGGTATGGAGATGTCCAAGACTTGCCTGCAAATGATGG ATGGTTACAAACATGGCCTCAGGATTACTGGCAGAGTCTGGACCAAGCACAGGGGCTGGAGTCTCTAATAAGACATAACGAGTCGGACCCTTCACTGCTGTGGAAGCACATCCAAAACATGGCTGTGAGCAGAGCCAGAGGAAAACACTAG